The genome window GGCCGCCGCCTACTGGCGCGGCGACCAGAGCAACCAGCAGCTCCAGCGCGTCTACGGCACCGCGTGGGAGTCCAAGGAGAAGCTCGACGAGCACCTGGAGCTGCTGGCCGAGGCCGAGCGCCGCGACCACCGCCGCCTCGGCTCGGAGCTGGACCTGTTCTCCTTCCCCGACGAGATCGGCTCCGGGCTGCCGGTGTTCCACCCCAAGGGCGGGATCATCCGCCGGGAGATGGAGGACTACTCGCGGCGGCGGCACGAGGAGGCGGGCTACGAGTTCGTCTACAGCCCGCACATCACCAAGGACGCGCTGTTCAAGACCTCCGGCCACCTGAGCTGGTACAAGGACGGCATGTTCCCGGCGATGCACCTCGACGAGGAGCGCGACGAGGACGGCGAGGTCCGCAAGCCCGGGCAGGACTACTACCTCAAGCCGATGAACTGCCCGTTCCACAACCTGATTTACCGCTCGCGCGGGCGCTCCTACCGCGAGCTGCCGCTGCGGCTTTTCGAGTTCGGCTCGGTCTACCGCTACGAGAAGTCCGGCGTGGTGCACGGCCTGACCCGCGTGCGCGGCATGACGCAGGACGACGCGCACATCTACTGCACCCCGGAGCAGCTGCAGGACGAGCTGAAGTCGCTGCTGAACTTCGTGCTGAACCTGCTGCGCGACTTCGGCCTCGACGACTTCTACCTCGAGCTGTCGACCCGCAACGAGGAGAAGTACGTCGGCGACGACGAGAGCTGGCGGGTGGCCACCGAGGCATTGCGCGAGGCCGCCGAGTCCTCCGGCCTGGAGCTGGTCCCCGACCCGGGCGGCGCGGCCTTCTACGGCCCGAAGATCTCGGTGCAGGCCAAGGACGCGCTGGGCCGCACCTGGCAGATGTCGACCATCCAGGTCGACTACCACCTGCCGGACCGCTTCGAGCTGGAGTACACCGCCTCCGACGGCTCCCGGCAGCGGCCGATCAAGATCCACCGGGCGCTGTTCGGCTCCATCGAGCGGTTCTTCGGC of Saccharopolyspora erythraea contains these proteins:
- the thrS gene encoding threonine--tRNA ligase — its product is MKVPAGTTAGEAVLEAGLPSKGAEAVVVVRDPEGALRDLSWAPESDLEVEAVAACTEEGRSVIRHSAAHVLAQAVQQLHAEAKLGIGPPVRDGFYYDFDVEHPFTPEDLQALEKRMKQIIKSGQKFSRRRLDSVEAAREELAGEPYKLELVDLKSGSDDVDTSEVMEVGGGDLTVYDNVDRHGEVVWGDLCRGPHVPHTRYIPAFKLMRVAAAYWRGDQSNQQLQRVYGTAWESKEKLDEHLELLAEAERRDHRRLGSELDLFSFPDEIGSGLPVFHPKGGIIRREMEDYSRRRHEEAGYEFVYSPHITKDALFKTSGHLSWYKDGMFPAMHLDEERDEDGEVRKPGQDYYLKPMNCPFHNLIYRSRGRSYRELPLRLFEFGSVYRYEKSGVVHGLTRVRGMTQDDAHIYCTPEQLQDELKSLLNFVLNLLRDFGLDDFYLELSTRNEEKYVGDDESWRVATEALREAAESSGLELVPDPGGAAFYGPKISVQAKDALGRTWQMSTIQVDYHLPDRFELEYTASDGSRQRPIKIHRALFGSIERFFGVLTEHYAGAFPAWLAPVQVVGIPIADEHLDHLHRVAKALRAKGIRVEVDASDDRMQKKIRNHTTQKVPFLLLAGGKDVEADAVSFRFRDGTQINGVPVDTAVAALTHWVERRENSSPTAETFQTELA